The following are encoded in a window of Clarias gariepinus isolate MV-2021 ecotype Netherlands chromosome 8, CGAR_prim_01v2, whole genome shotgun sequence genomic DNA:
- the pde10a gene encoding cAMP and cAMP-inhibited cGMP 3',5'-cyclic phosphodiesterase 10A isoform X5 produces the protein MEDGPPSTSCFRRLADCFLGSSLTDEKVKAYLSLHPQMLDEFVLESVSAETVDRWLKRKSSSPPTDEPSTKEVSRVSEYQDTNMQGVVYELNSYMEQRLDTGGDNKILLYELCNIIKTATKADGFALYFLGECNNTLCLFTPTGAKEGLPGLIPSGPIAFGTTIAAHVAKTRKTLLVEDIMGDERFPHGTGQDSGIHVHSVLCLPILTAIGDLIAVLELHRHLGREPFNLSHQEVATANLAWASVAIHQVQVCRGLAKQTELNDFLLDVSKTYFDNIVAIDSLLEHIMIYAKNLVNADRCALFQVDHNNKELYSDLFDIGEENEGKPVFKKTKEIRFSIEKGIAGQVARTGEVLNIPDAYADPRFNREVDLYTGYTTRNILCMPIVSRGTVIGVVQMVNKLNGSAFTKTDENNFKMFAVFCALALHCANMYHRIRHSECIYRVTMEKLSYHSICTSEEWKTLTQLSLPTPIYKEIELFHFDINPYEELWPAVFVYMIHSSCGKNSFELEKLCRFTMSVRKNYRRVPYHNWKHAVTVAHCMYVILQKTSGIFTELEKKGLLIACLCHDLDHRGYSNSYLQKFDHPLAALYSTSTMEQHHFSQTVSILQLEGHNIFSNLTSSEYEQVLEIIRKAIIATDLALYFGNRKQLADLMSTGTLDLNNHAHRDRVIGLMMTACDLCSVTKLWPVTRLTANDIYAEFWAEGDEMKKIGMQPIPMMDRDKRDEVPQGQVGFYNAVAIPCYTTLSEMFPPSAPLLRACRENLGQWERIVQGEEPCAWTPCEESEQSGPVKVDN, from the exons GTCTGACGGATGAGAAAGTGAAGGCGTACCTTTCCCTGCACCCGCAGATGCTGGACGAGTTTGTGCTGGAGAGCGTGAGCGCGGAGACGGTGGACAGATGGCTGAAGCGCAAGAGTAGCAGCCCTCCTACAG ATGAACCTTCGACTAAAGAAGTAAGCAGGGTAAGTGAG TACCAGGACACTAATATGCAGGGCGTGGTTTATGAGCTGAACAGCTACATGGAGCAGCGGCTGGACACGGGCGGAGACAACAAAATCCTGCTGTACGAATTGTGCAACATCATCAAAACAG CCACAAAAGCTGATGGTTTTGCACTATACTTCCTTGGAGAATGCAACAAT ACCCTGTGTTTATTCACGCCAACAGGGGCAAAGGAGGGGCTTCCAGGGCTCATCCCCTCCGGGCCCATTGCATTCGGTACCACCATAGCTGCTCATGTTGCCAAGACACGCAAGACACTACTTGTAGAAGACATCATGGGG gaTGAGCGGTTCCCCCATGGCACAGGGCAGGACTCAGGGATCCATGTTCACTCTGTTCTGTGTCTCCCCATCCTCACGGCCATCGGAGACCTGATCGCTGTGCTGGAGCTGCACCGCCACCTGGGCCGAGAGCCTTTCAACCTCAGCCACCAGGAG GTTGCCACTGCAAATTTGGCTTGGGCTTCTGTAGCTATTCACCAAGTGCAG GTCTGCAGAGGTTTAGCGAAGCAGACGGAGCTCAACGACTTCCTTCTAGATGTGTCAAA AACGTACTTCGACAACATTGTGGCAATAGATTCTCTACTTGAACATATTATG ATATATGCAAAAAACCTGGTGAACGCGGACAGATGCGCACTCTTCCAGGTCGATCACAATAACAAAGAGCTATACTCTGACCTCTTTGATATCGGGGAGGAGAACGAAGGGAAGCCGGTGTTTAAGAAAACTAAAGAAATCAG GTTTTCTATCGAGAAGGGTATAGCAGGTCAGGTGGCACGAACAGGAGAGGTATTGAATATCCCAGATGCCTATGCAGACCCACGGTTCAACAG AGAAGTGGACCTGTACACCGGCTACACGACGCGGAACATCCTGTGCATGCCCATCGTCAGCCGGGGGACTGTAATAGGCGTCGTACAGATGGTGAACAAGCTGAACGGAAGTGCCTTCACTAAAACTGATGAAAACAACTTTAAGATGTTCGCTGTCTTCTGTGCTCTGGCCTTACACTGTGCAAAT atGTACCACCGGATCAGACATTCGGAGTGCATATACAGGGTGACTATGGAGAAACTTTCATATCACAGCATCTGCACCTCTGAGGAGTGGAAGACCCTCACACAGCTCTCCCTTCCCACCCCCATATACAAAGAGATTGAACT GTTCCACTTTGACATTAACCCCTATGAGGAACTCTGGCCTGCAGTCTTCGTCTACATGATTCACAGTTCATGCGGGAAAAACAG ctTCGAGTTGGAGAAGTTGTGTCGCTTCACCATGTCTGTGCGAAAGAATTACCGACGGGTTCCGTACCACAACTGGAAGCACGCTGTGACCGTGGCCCACTGCATGTACGTCATTCTCCAGAAAACATCTGGAATCTTCACTGAACTGGAG AAAAAAGGTCTACTTATAGCCTGCTTGTGTCATGACCTGGACCACCGAGGCTACAGCAACAGCTACCTGCAGAAGTTTGACCACCCGCTGGCGGCGCTGTACTCCACTTCCACCATGGAACAGCATCATTTCTCGCAGACGGTGTCGATCCTGCAG CTGGAAGGGCACAATATTTTCTCCAACCTGACTTCCAGCGAGTACGAGCAGGTGCTAGAGATCATCCGCAAGGCCATCATCGCCACTGACCTGGCACTCTACTTTGGCAACCGCAAGCAGCTTGCTGATCTAATGAGCACAGGCACGCTTGACCTGAACAACCACGCCCACAG GGATCGTGTAATTGGCCTGATGATGACTGCATGTGATCTCTGCTCTGTAACCAAACTGTGGCCCGTCACTCGCCTCACAGCCAATGATATCTATGCAGAGTTCTGGGCTGAA GGGGATGAAATGAAGAAGATAGGAATGCAGCCCATTCCGATGATGGACAGGGATAAGAGGGATGAGGTTCCACAGGGACAG GTGGGTTTCTACAACGCAGTGGCCATTCCCTGTTACACCACGCTGTCTGAGATGTTCCCTCCATCTGCTCCTCTTCTTAGAGCCTGCAG ggaaaACCTGGGCCAGTGGGAGCGGATAGTTCAAGGGGAAGAGCCGTGCGCGTGGACTCCATGTGAGGAATCAGAGCAGAGTGGGCCTGTTAAAGTCGACAACTGA
- the pde10a gene encoding cAMP and cAMP-inhibited cGMP 3',5'-cyclic phosphodiesterase 10A isoform X2 yields MCITAQSRVPRFHSRLPFELRGHFQNIVSYPEHPMSKKRKTPDDDGGGGGGRGALARAEDFPRSSCADQGLTDEKVKAYLSLHPQMLDEFVLESVSAETVDRWLKRKSSSPPTDEPSTKEVSRQYQDTNMQGVVYELNSYMEQRLDTGGDNKILLYELCNIIKTATKADGFALYFLGECNNTLCLFTPTGAKEGLPGLIPSGPIAFGTTIAAHVAKTRKTLLVEDIMGDERFPHGTGQDSGIHVHSVLCLPILTAIGDLIAVLELHRHLGREPFNLSHQEVATANLAWASVAIHQVQVCRGLAKQTELNDFLLDVSKTYFDNIVAIDSLLEHIMIYAKNLVNADRCALFQVDHNNKELYSDLFDIGEENEGKPVFKKTKEIRFSIEKGIAGQVARTGEVLNIPDAYADPRFNREVDLYTGYTTRNILCMPIVSRGTVIGVVQMVNKLNGSAFTKTDENNFKMFAVFCALALHCANMYHRIRHSECIYRVTMEKLSYHSICTSEEWKTLTQLSLPTPIYKEIELFHFDINPYEELWPAVFVYMIHSSCGKNSFELEKLCRFTMSVRKNYRRVPYHNWKHAVTVAHCMYVILQKTSGIFTELEKKGLLIACLCHDLDHRGYSNSYLQKFDHPLAALYSTSTMEQHHFSQTVSILQLEGHNIFSNLTSSEYEQVLEIIRKAIIATDLALYFGNRKQLADLMSTGTLDLNNHAHRDRVIGLMMTACDLCSVTKLWPVTRLTANDIYAEFWAEGDEMKKIGMQPIPMMDRDKRDEVPQGQVGFYNAVAIPCYTTLSEMFPPSAPLLRACRENLGQWERIVQGEEPCAWTPCEESEQSGPVKVDN; encoded by the exons GTCTGACGGATGAGAAAGTGAAGGCGTACCTTTCCCTGCACCCGCAGATGCTGGACGAGTTTGTGCTGGAGAGCGTGAGCGCGGAGACGGTGGACAGATGGCTGAAGCGCAAGAGTAGCAGCCCTCCTACAG ATGAACCTTCGACTAAAGAAGTAAGCAGG CAGTACCAGGACACTAATATGCAGGGCGTGGTTTATGAGCTGAACAGCTACATGGAGCAGCGGCTGGACACGGGCGGAGACAACAAAATCCTGCTGTACGAATTGTGCAACATCATCAAAACAG CCACAAAAGCTGATGGTTTTGCACTATACTTCCTTGGAGAATGCAACAAT ACCCTGTGTTTATTCACGCCAACAGGGGCAAAGGAGGGGCTTCCAGGGCTCATCCCCTCCGGGCCCATTGCATTCGGTACCACCATAGCTGCTCATGTTGCCAAGACACGCAAGACACTACTTGTAGAAGACATCATGGGG gaTGAGCGGTTCCCCCATGGCACAGGGCAGGACTCAGGGATCCATGTTCACTCTGTTCTGTGTCTCCCCATCCTCACGGCCATCGGAGACCTGATCGCTGTGCTGGAGCTGCACCGCCACCTGGGCCGAGAGCCTTTCAACCTCAGCCACCAGGAG GTTGCCACTGCAAATTTGGCTTGGGCTTCTGTAGCTATTCACCAAGTGCAG GTCTGCAGAGGTTTAGCGAAGCAGACGGAGCTCAACGACTTCCTTCTAGATGTGTCAAA AACGTACTTCGACAACATTGTGGCAATAGATTCTCTACTTGAACATATTATG ATATATGCAAAAAACCTGGTGAACGCGGACAGATGCGCACTCTTCCAGGTCGATCACAATAACAAAGAGCTATACTCTGACCTCTTTGATATCGGGGAGGAGAACGAAGGGAAGCCGGTGTTTAAGAAAACTAAAGAAATCAG GTTTTCTATCGAGAAGGGTATAGCAGGTCAGGTGGCACGAACAGGAGAGGTATTGAATATCCCAGATGCCTATGCAGACCCACGGTTCAACAG AGAAGTGGACCTGTACACCGGCTACACGACGCGGAACATCCTGTGCATGCCCATCGTCAGCCGGGGGACTGTAATAGGCGTCGTACAGATGGTGAACAAGCTGAACGGAAGTGCCTTCACTAAAACTGATGAAAACAACTTTAAGATGTTCGCTGTCTTCTGTGCTCTGGCCTTACACTGTGCAAAT atGTACCACCGGATCAGACATTCGGAGTGCATATACAGGGTGACTATGGAGAAACTTTCATATCACAGCATCTGCACCTCTGAGGAGTGGAAGACCCTCACACAGCTCTCCCTTCCCACCCCCATATACAAAGAGATTGAACT GTTCCACTTTGACATTAACCCCTATGAGGAACTCTGGCCTGCAGTCTTCGTCTACATGATTCACAGTTCATGCGGGAAAAACAG ctTCGAGTTGGAGAAGTTGTGTCGCTTCACCATGTCTGTGCGAAAGAATTACCGACGGGTTCCGTACCACAACTGGAAGCACGCTGTGACCGTGGCCCACTGCATGTACGTCATTCTCCAGAAAACATCTGGAATCTTCACTGAACTGGAG AAAAAAGGTCTACTTATAGCCTGCTTGTGTCATGACCTGGACCACCGAGGCTACAGCAACAGCTACCTGCAGAAGTTTGACCACCCGCTGGCGGCGCTGTACTCCACTTCCACCATGGAACAGCATCATTTCTCGCAGACGGTGTCGATCCTGCAG CTGGAAGGGCACAATATTTTCTCCAACCTGACTTCCAGCGAGTACGAGCAGGTGCTAGAGATCATCCGCAAGGCCATCATCGCCACTGACCTGGCACTCTACTTTGGCAACCGCAAGCAGCTTGCTGATCTAATGAGCACAGGCACGCTTGACCTGAACAACCACGCCCACAG GGATCGTGTAATTGGCCTGATGATGACTGCATGTGATCTCTGCTCTGTAACCAAACTGTGGCCCGTCACTCGCCTCACAGCCAATGATATCTATGCAGAGTTCTGGGCTGAA GGGGATGAAATGAAGAAGATAGGAATGCAGCCCATTCCGATGATGGACAGGGATAAGAGGGATGAGGTTCCACAGGGACAG GTGGGTTTCTACAACGCAGTGGCCATTCCCTGTTACACCACGCTGTCTGAGATGTTCCCTCCATCTGCTCCTCTTCTTAGAGCCTGCAG ggaaaACCTGGGCCAGTGGGAGCGGATAGTTCAAGGGGAAGAGCCGTGCGCGTGGACTCCATGTGAGGAATCAGAGCAGAGTGGGCCTGTTAAAGTCGACAACTGA
- the pde10a gene encoding cAMP and cAMP-inhibited cGMP 3',5'-cyclic phosphodiesterase 10A isoform X3, with protein sequence MCITAQSRVPRFHSRLPFELRGHFQNIVSYPEHPMSKKRKTPDDDGGGGGGRGALARAEDFPRSSCADQGLTDEKVKAYLSLHPQMLDEFVLESVSAETVDRWLKRKSSSPPTDEPSTKEVSRYQDTNMQGVVYELNSYMEQRLDTGGDNKILLYELCNIIKTATKADGFALYFLGECNNTLCLFTPTGAKEGLPGLIPSGPIAFGTTIAAHVAKTRKTLLVEDIMGDERFPHGTGQDSGIHVHSVLCLPILTAIGDLIAVLELHRHLGREPFNLSHQEVATANLAWASVAIHQVQVCRGLAKQTELNDFLLDVSKTYFDNIVAIDSLLEHIMIYAKNLVNADRCALFQVDHNNKELYSDLFDIGEENEGKPVFKKTKEIRFSIEKGIAGQVARTGEVLNIPDAYADPRFNREVDLYTGYTTRNILCMPIVSRGTVIGVVQMVNKLNGSAFTKTDENNFKMFAVFCALALHCANMYHRIRHSECIYRVTMEKLSYHSICTSEEWKTLTQLSLPTPIYKEIELFHFDINPYEELWPAVFVYMIHSSCGKNSFELEKLCRFTMSVRKNYRRVPYHNWKHAVTVAHCMYVILQKTSGIFTELEKKGLLIACLCHDLDHRGYSNSYLQKFDHPLAALYSTSTMEQHHFSQTVSILQLEGHNIFSNLTSSEYEQVLEIIRKAIIATDLALYFGNRKQLADLMSTGTLDLNNHAHRDRVIGLMMTACDLCSVTKLWPVTRLTANDIYAEFWAEGDEMKKIGMQPIPMMDRDKRDEVPQGQVGFYNAVAIPCYTTLSEMFPPSAPLLRACRENLGQWERIVQGEEPCAWTPCEESEQSGPVKVDN encoded by the exons GTCTGACGGATGAGAAAGTGAAGGCGTACCTTTCCCTGCACCCGCAGATGCTGGACGAGTTTGTGCTGGAGAGCGTGAGCGCGGAGACGGTGGACAGATGGCTGAAGCGCAAGAGTAGCAGCCCTCCTACAG ATGAACCTTCGACTAAAGAAGTAAGCAGG TACCAGGACACTAATATGCAGGGCGTGGTTTATGAGCTGAACAGCTACATGGAGCAGCGGCTGGACACGGGCGGAGACAACAAAATCCTGCTGTACGAATTGTGCAACATCATCAAAACAG CCACAAAAGCTGATGGTTTTGCACTATACTTCCTTGGAGAATGCAACAAT ACCCTGTGTTTATTCACGCCAACAGGGGCAAAGGAGGGGCTTCCAGGGCTCATCCCCTCCGGGCCCATTGCATTCGGTACCACCATAGCTGCTCATGTTGCCAAGACACGCAAGACACTACTTGTAGAAGACATCATGGGG gaTGAGCGGTTCCCCCATGGCACAGGGCAGGACTCAGGGATCCATGTTCACTCTGTTCTGTGTCTCCCCATCCTCACGGCCATCGGAGACCTGATCGCTGTGCTGGAGCTGCACCGCCACCTGGGCCGAGAGCCTTTCAACCTCAGCCACCAGGAG GTTGCCACTGCAAATTTGGCTTGGGCTTCTGTAGCTATTCACCAAGTGCAG GTCTGCAGAGGTTTAGCGAAGCAGACGGAGCTCAACGACTTCCTTCTAGATGTGTCAAA AACGTACTTCGACAACATTGTGGCAATAGATTCTCTACTTGAACATATTATG ATATATGCAAAAAACCTGGTGAACGCGGACAGATGCGCACTCTTCCAGGTCGATCACAATAACAAAGAGCTATACTCTGACCTCTTTGATATCGGGGAGGAGAACGAAGGGAAGCCGGTGTTTAAGAAAACTAAAGAAATCAG GTTTTCTATCGAGAAGGGTATAGCAGGTCAGGTGGCACGAACAGGAGAGGTATTGAATATCCCAGATGCCTATGCAGACCCACGGTTCAACAG AGAAGTGGACCTGTACACCGGCTACACGACGCGGAACATCCTGTGCATGCCCATCGTCAGCCGGGGGACTGTAATAGGCGTCGTACAGATGGTGAACAAGCTGAACGGAAGTGCCTTCACTAAAACTGATGAAAACAACTTTAAGATGTTCGCTGTCTTCTGTGCTCTGGCCTTACACTGTGCAAAT atGTACCACCGGATCAGACATTCGGAGTGCATATACAGGGTGACTATGGAGAAACTTTCATATCACAGCATCTGCACCTCTGAGGAGTGGAAGACCCTCACACAGCTCTCCCTTCCCACCCCCATATACAAAGAGATTGAACT GTTCCACTTTGACATTAACCCCTATGAGGAACTCTGGCCTGCAGTCTTCGTCTACATGATTCACAGTTCATGCGGGAAAAACAG ctTCGAGTTGGAGAAGTTGTGTCGCTTCACCATGTCTGTGCGAAAGAATTACCGACGGGTTCCGTACCACAACTGGAAGCACGCTGTGACCGTGGCCCACTGCATGTACGTCATTCTCCAGAAAACATCTGGAATCTTCACTGAACTGGAG AAAAAAGGTCTACTTATAGCCTGCTTGTGTCATGACCTGGACCACCGAGGCTACAGCAACAGCTACCTGCAGAAGTTTGACCACCCGCTGGCGGCGCTGTACTCCACTTCCACCATGGAACAGCATCATTTCTCGCAGACGGTGTCGATCCTGCAG CTGGAAGGGCACAATATTTTCTCCAACCTGACTTCCAGCGAGTACGAGCAGGTGCTAGAGATCATCCGCAAGGCCATCATCGCCACTGACCTGGCACTCTACTTTGGCAACCGCAAGCAGCTTGCTGATCTAATGAGCACAGGCACGCTTGACCTGAACAACCACGCCCACAG GGATCGTGTAATTGGCCTGATGATGACTGCATGTGATCTCTGCTCTGTAACCAAACTGTGGCCCGTCACTCGCCTCACAGCCAATGATATCTATGCAGAGTTCTGGGCTGAA GGGGATGAAATGAAGAAGATAGGAATGCAGCCCATTCCGATGATGGACAGGGATAAGAGGGATGAGGTTCCACAGGGACAG GTGGGTTTCTACAACGCAGTGGCCATTCCCTGTTACACCACGCTGTCTGAGATGTTCCCTCCATCTGCTCCTCTTCTTAGAGCCTGCAG ggaaaACCTGGGCCAGTGGGAGCGGATAGTTCAAGGGGAAGAGCCGTGCGCGTGGACTCCATGTGAGGAATCAGAGCAGAGTGGGCCTGTTAAAGTCGACAACTGA
- the pde10a gene encoding cAMP and cAMP-inhibited cGMP 3',5'-cyclic phosphodiesterase 10A isoform X1, translating into MCITAQSRVPRFHSRLPFELRGHFQNIVSYPEHPMSKKRKTPDDDGGGGGGRGALARAEDFPRSSCADQGLTDEKVKAYLSLHPQMLDEFVLESVSAETVDRWLKRKSSSPPTDEPSTKEVSRVSEYQDTNMQGVVYELNSYMEQRLDTGGDNKILLYELCNIIKTATKADGFALYFLGECNNTLCLFTPTGAKEGLPGLIPSGPIAFGTTIAAHVAKTRKTLLVEDIMGDERFPHGTGQDSGIHVHSVLCLPILTAIGDLIAVLELHRHLGREPFNLSHQEVATANLAWASVAIHQVQVCRGLAKQTELNDFLLDVSKTYFDNIVAIDSLLEHIMIYAKNLVNADRCALFQVDHNNKELYSDLFDIGEENEGKPVFKKTKEIRFSIEKGIAGQVARTGEVLNIPDAYADPRFNREVDLYTGYTTRNILCMPIVSRGTVIGVVQMVNKLNGSAFTKTDENNFKMFAVFCALALHCANMYHRIRHSECIYRVTMEKLSYHSICTSEEWKTLTQLSLPTPIYKEIELFHFDINPYEELWPAVFVYMIHSSCGKNSFELEKLCRFTMSVRKNYRRVPYHNWKHAVTVAHCMYVILQKTSGIFTELEKKGLLIACLCHDLDHRGYSNSYLQKFDHPLAALYSTSTMEQHHFSQTVSILQLEGHNIFSNLTSSEYEQVLEIIRKAIIATDLALYFGNRKQLADLMSTGTLDLNNHAHRDRVIGLMMTACDLCSVTKLWPVTRLTANDIYAEFWAEGDEMKKIGMQPIPMMDRDKRDEVPQGQVGFYNAVAIPCYTTLSEMFPPSAPLLRACRENLGQWERIVQGEEPCAWTPCEESEQSGPVKVDN; encoded by the exons GTCTGACGGATGAGAAAGTGAAGGCGTACCTTTCCCTGCACCCGCAGATGCTGGACGAGTTTGTGCTGGAGAGCGTGAGCGCGGAGACGGTGGACAGATGGCTGAAGCGCAAGAGTAGCAGCCCTCCTACAG ATGAACCTTCGACTAAAGAAGTAAGCAGGGTAAGTGAG TACCAGGACACTAATATGCAGGGCGTGGTTTATGAGCTGAACAGCTACATGGAGCAGCGGCTGGACACGGGCGGAGACAACAAAATCCTGCTGTACGAATTGTGCAACATCATCAAAACAG CCACAAAAGCTGATGGTTTTGCACTATACTTCCTTGGAGAATGCAACAAT ACCCTGTGTTTATTCACGCCAACAGGGGCAAAGGAGGGGCTTCCAGGGCTCATCCCCTCCGGGCCCATTGCATTCGGTACCACCATAGCTGCTCATGTTGCCAAGACACGCAAGACACTACTTGTAGAAGACATCATGGGG gaTGAGCGGTTCCCCCATGGCACAGGGCAGGACTCAGGGATCCATGTTCACTCTGTTCTGTGTCTCCCCATCCTCACGGCCATCGGAGACCTGATCGCTGTGCTGGAGCTGCACCGCCACCTGGGCCGAGAGCCTTTCAACCTCAGCCACCAGGAG GTTGCCACTGCAAATTTGGCTTGGGCTTCTGTAGCTATTCACCAAGTGCAG GTCTGCAGAGGTTTAGCGAAGCAGACGGAGCTCAACGACTTCCTTCTAGATGTGTCAAA AACGTACTTCGACAACATTGTGGCAATAGATTCTCTACTTGAACATATTATG ATATATGCAAAAAACCTGGTGAACGCGGACAGATGCGCACTCTTCCAGGTCGATCACAATAACAAAGAGCTATACTCTGACCTCTTTGATATCGGGGAGGAGAACGAAGGGAAGCCGGTGTTTAAGAAAACTAAAGAAATCAG GTTTTCTATCGAGAAGGGTATAGCAGGTCAGGTGGCACGAACAGGAGAGGTATTGAATATCCCAGATGCCTATGCAGACCCACGGTTCAACAG AGAAGTGGACCTGTACACCGGCTACACGACGCGGAACATCCTGTGCATGCCCATCGTCAGCCGGGGGACTGTAATAGGCGTCGTACAGATGGTGAACAAGCTGAACGGAAGTGCCTTCACTAAAACTGATGAAAACAACTTTAAGATGTTCGCTGTCTTCTGTGCTCTGGCCTTACACTGTGCAAAT atGTACCACCGGATCAGACATTCGGAGTGCATATACAGGGTGACTATGGAGAAACTTTCATATCACAGCATCTGCACCTCTGAGGAGTGGAAGACCCTCACACAGCTCTCCCTTCCCACCCCCATATACAAAGAGATTGAACT GTTCCACTTTGACATTAACCCCTATGAGGAACTCTGGCCTGCAGTCTTCGTCTACATGATTCACAGTTCATGCGGGAAAAACAG ctTCGAGTTGGAGAAGTTGTGTCGCTTCACCATGTCTGTGCGAAAGAATTACCGACGGGTTCCGTACCACAACTGGAAGCACGCTGTGACCGTGGCCCACTGCATGTACGTCATTCTCCAGAAAACATCTGGAATCTTCACTGAACTGGAG AAAAAAGGTCTACTTATAGCCTGCTTGTGTCATGACCTGGACCACCGAGGCTACAGCAACAGCTACCTGCAGAAGTTTGACCACCCGCTGGCGGCGCTGTACTCCACTTCCACCATGGAACAGCATCATTTCTCGCAGACGGTGTCGATCCTGCAG CTGGAAGGGCACAATATTTTCTCCAACCTGACTTCCAGCGAGTACGAGCAGGTGCTAGAGATCATCCGCAAGGCCATCATCGCCACTGACCTGGCACTCTACTTTGGCAACCGCAAGCAGCTTGCTGATCTAATGAGCACAGGCACGCTTGACCTGAACAACCACGCCCACAG GGATCGTGTAATTGGCCTGATGATGACTGCATGTGATCTCTGCTCTGTAACCAAACTGTGGCCCGTCACTCGCCTCACAGCCAATGATATCTATGCAGAGTTCTGGGCTGAA GGGGATGAAATGAAGAAGATAGGAATGCAGCCCATTCCGATGATGGACAGGGATAAGAGGGATGAGGTTCCACAGGGACAG GTGGGTTTCTACAACGCAGTGGCCATTCCCTGTTACACCACGCTGTCTGAGATGTTCCCTCCATCTGCTCCTCTTCTTAGAGCCTGCAG ggaaaACCTGGGCCAGTGGGAGCGGATAGTTCAAGGGGAAGAGCCGTGCGCGTGGACTCCATGTGAGGAATCAGAGCAGAGTGGGCCTGTTAAAGTCGACAACTGA